One Glycine max cultivar Williams 82 chromosome 1, Glycine_max_v4.0, whole genome shotgun sequence genomic window, TTGTGAACTTGCATTGTTGTGGATTATGGGGCTTCTTCTAGTGTGAAGACGAAATTTCTGTacaagacaaaaaaacaaaatatcttagACCATGATTTAGGGCACGAGACTCAAGAAAAATGACatagaaaataaagataaaaagggTAAAATGGGTTTTAGATTTTCAATTTTCGGCTAAAATTAgtcttgatttttatattttaaaaattggacaaaatttatatgtaatttcATAAGTATTTTTAGGGTTGTTCTACAGTTAGAATTGAAGTTTTATCAATCTGCATGCAAACATTATTTATTGAGATGAAACTTTAATTGTGATTGAAAAATCATACTTAATAATACTTATAAAACATTATGTAAATTTTATccctaaaaataatgattttgatctcttttatttcttttaaattggtAAGCTTTATTCTTTaccataaatattttgaattttataaaattataaaattcaccaattataaaaattatattgatgaaaatcatatttttaaaacaattttttactgaaaattgaaaaacttaaaacttatTTTGCCCAAATAAGAATAAATAGGACAACCCAACTTTACTTAAAAGCCAATTTTCAGACTCAATTTTGGCACAGCACCAAAAAGGGAAAATATGTAAGATCATAGAAATGgggcaagaaattaaaatgaccAAATTAGTTACACACACAACACAAACCTGTAAATGACTTTTGACTTCATCATTGGTTAGGCCATCAACCTTCATCAGCTCCCTGATCTGTTTAGGCGTGGCAGCTACAAACACCAAATACCAAACATCAAACATTTGACACAAAGCGGTTCCAATTTCAATTGCATAATTTAGAGCACATAGCAACTTGTGCAAATTAACTAAGATACTCACAGTCTGCACCCCCAAGTTGTTGAAGTGCATGCAAGAATCTCTTGTGCAATTCCTGTGACCAACACCTGCGTTGCTTTCTCTGAGCTtgtcctttctcttcttttttgttttctactcTCACTGGTCCTGTAGAACTTGTAGCAGGCACTGGTGGTGAAGAGGGTGCTTTACCAATTGCTGATGCATCATTATTAATACTAGCCTTTGCATCACcacttttttcctctctttggAACGGTTGAAAAGCTCCACCGTTTCTCTTCACTTCCACAACATCAGTTTTCCTAGGCACAACAACGTCCTAAATAAAACCAAAagcatcttttaatttttctgcttaaaaaacaaaataaaataaatgtttgtttttttaaaaaaaaattggggttTTACCTCTTTGGTAGGAGGGGGATTGGGATTCCACAACTGAACGGATCTGAGccaatctgatttttttttatcagtggcggtttttttgtgtttatgaaaatgttcttcatcttcatcttcttcttcaacaGAATCTTGAGATGCCCTTTTCTTTAGAGGAATGAACTCCTCAAAAACAGGTCCATCCGTTGATGTCTGTTCCGAACACTCCGATTGGCCATTCAAATTGTACTCCGCTACCGTTCCAGCCAATTGCTGCCTACAAGCCTCAATTGCTgcatcaaattcaaaaaaaaaaaaaaatcaaaaacccACATCTAGAAaatgcaaaaaacaaaaacaacatacccagaaacaaaagcaaaaatcTGTAACTTCTTCAAGGTTTAATTACCTTGCGTGACAAGCTCTAATGACAAAGGAAGCTCTTTAGGGAAAActtgaattttccttctttcttcctccaatGCTTCGATGTACTGAAGGAACCCCATTTTCAAGGGTTGCATTTTCTGAGCAAATTGCATTGaaattttgaagtttttttttctctctctctctctttgattATGTGTTGGTGAGTTATGAGTTTTGTGGGTGtgagaagaaaaacaagaacaGTTTGAGGAAGAGGATGAGGAGGAATATATAGGGAATAGCGATTTGTCAAAGCGTGGACGGAAAACGGATCCAACaatgaaaaattttatttattatgggATCTAATCTGAGCAGAATCAAAATTCGGAATAAACTTTTCTTctagagagagagggagagttAGAGAGAGAAAGCGATTGGAGGGTGGAGATGAACCGAGGTAAAGATCGAGGTCGGGGCGTCGCGTACAAAAAACGAATCTTTGATGCGTTTTATATTCTTGCATAGTGCATACTACACACAagtcttgttttcctttcttattttgtCTCTCTGTTGTTTTGtcgtttatgtaatttttttattatttaaattgattgattCATCTCTAAAAAAAAGTGTGAACAATACTTtgctttttttagaaaaaaaatagataatatgtttttcatatgcaatatatattttttagcttattacttaaaaatattcttttatcttACTGCATGACATATTTACATTgtaaaatttttacttttttaataattattattaagataAATTGATTAACTGATAATATGACGCTCTGTCTATgtcatattatcatttaatcgataatatgatattttattactttgataAGTTATGGTATAATGGAttgaaaattaatgataaatattaaaaataaaagtaaaaaaatatcaaatagtaaaataaagaaatgagatagtaaattaaaaagaaagtttattaaacatattttttagatagtaatttttttctctttaatctaGTTTTTATATTCTctagtgtaaaaaatattactttttgcaattaataattattttgatttgattttcaaaatagaGTAATTATTATAGAagattattatacataataattttttttgaagagtattatacataatttttatgttgttaatgtaccttaattaaatcaaattatttagtaatgtttttcaaaattaaagtaGTGGTAttcttagaaattaaattagaatttatttataatctactatatatataaaaaagataaaatttgattCCATAGGATGATATCACTtgacaacaaaaatattaaatgatattatttaattcaattattaattcaaattaattttattctattatgtaaatagattttattttattattcactcTATTAGAACTATATTAAGTTATTAttctattaaatgaaaaaaaaatttagaatttttatttttcaataacatatttttattttattttcagaattattaatcttaatcaattatttcattCTTCTGTTAACATTTCTtataatgattttaatattacttaataatatatatactacaAAAAATGAttgatgaatttattttattgttttagttaataatatatctttttaGGAAATATGTATTAAGTTATATTAGTTTTGTAGAACAAAGAGTAAATCCATtacatcatataattaaaagctataaaaaaataaaatataaaaaaatattaatttcgtgaatcatatttaaacattaattaataaaaatatgttcaaatgttttttaaCATTTGAAATTAGTAACATCTACtcatttggaaaaaaaagttaattcaaatcaattttttttcttatctattcaattaaaaaagatttttatattttaaattaacttatttgattaatataaaaaatttatttaataatatataaatttattaatataaaaatacagaaaatatattaaatataaaacaaaattcatgggaattttttataaagtgttaaattttataaaaatacaaacttagTGAATGTAGATGAATATAGTataaatcatataaattttgatgattaattttataatatttaatatttattatatgtattgttgattattttgaatatatatatatatatatatatatatatatatatatataaatacatcaATACCCGTATATTACACAAGACACTGAACtagttttgttaaaataaatgaaaaaaatgacaagagtgaggagagagaaagggTTTGGTTATGAATATTCCAGACTGATTCCCTTCATTGAGTTCATTATGGGCTGGCAAATGCGTATCTTCACCGCCTTTCTCAATTCATTCATCTATTCAATCGGATAAGATCAAAGACTATTCTTCTTAcacattctctctcttcttGTCTGTTTTGTCACCTATCAAAATGCGAATTTTCATTAATGCTTTCCTCTTTCAATTAATCAATGTTGTGTTTTTGGGTCAAGCTGTACGGAATGTAAGTGTATGGGATTTTCCTAAGagcattttaatttaaaatatgcaattCTTATATAAATCAAAGCTACTATAgtgaaatcttttaaaaatgaattttttttaaggaaaaaatatgacttataagatactatttttgaataaatatttaatacattgaattagtatcatatatatatatatatatatatatatatatatatatatatatatatatatatatatatatatacacacacacatatatatcgtatatttatattttaaaaataataaatatgttaaatgtccaaacaattatactaaaaataataataataaccatacaaaataataaattactataaaatttggcaataattaaataaaagaaatacaaaatcTAATAAAGTTCGTGCTTTGTTAAAACTactcatgaaaaataattactGTTTTATTAAAGAAGCTTTCATATGAAActctaaaagaaaataattatttttaaaacaatttgatACAAACATATGCCAATTTCGTAGTAAATACATCATGTTCTTAATTATCAAGGAAAAAGATTTAAACAAAGGATAAGGCCATATCTACACGCACACATACAGTCTGCGCAatcaaaatatttgatat contains:
- the LOC100819750 gene encoding transcription factor HHO2 yields the protein MQFAQKMQPLKMGFLQYIEALEEERRKIQVFPKELPLSLELVTQAIEACRQQLAGTVAEYNLNGQSECSEQTSTDGPVFEEFIPLKKRASQDSVEEEDEDEEHFHKHKKTATDKKKSDWLRSVQLWNPNPPPTKEDVVVPRKTDVVEVKRNGGAFQPFQREEKSGDAKASINNDASAIGKAPSSPPVPATSSTGPVRVENKKEEKGQAQRKQRRCWSQELHKRFLHALQQLGGADSATPKQIRELMKVDGLTNDEVKSHLQKFRLHTRRSPIIHNNASSQAGPLFLVGNIFVQPPEYAAVATTSTASGEELTTVTTTTAPTGIYAPVAAHPPAVTHTLPIMKQKEHSHSEERPNHSVLSNSPASSSSTHTITTSPPVPN